The uncultured Hyphomonas sp. genome includes a window with the following:
- the lptD gene encoding LPS assembly protein LptD encodes MANWYHYAAALALAASPSFGAVAQESSAPDATASSEQVVLEADYVYELRDENSIVAEGNVEALYDGRILRADRLVYNRTTERVRATGNVVIIETDGSQQFSDEVEVGSNLSDGYAIGYSARLTDGSTIVANSAIRQPDGINAMDQVIYTACPICEAKGQTPTWSLRARRAVLDQETQMISYRDAVLEVMGIPVFYFPYLAHPDPTSDRRSGLMIPSAGFSSKLGAFYQQPYYWAISDSSDLTIAPLITENVNPMLELDYRKRFYSGAININTSITREKDFDSDGEKFGEEKWRGHLYGSGKFALTEEWQWGFGVETQTDDLYDRRYDIDGQGDKRGIYQSQPRRLLSQLYAVGQGDSYYTDVSLLSIQGLRASDADGSLPTVTPLLFSEKYWDLGDYGFASVNASTAILRRDVGDDSQRVSVGADWSTYKILPGGFTFEPFAELRGDYYQLDQKGIEDDNASRLVGNTGARLAYPMIRPGKTVDIMLEPEVMAAWGTSNSNDPIIPNEDALLFEMDETVLFDANTVAGYDLYEGDGKISAGLTARAVWKEGPELSATVGRRWRSRPDPSFEKVTNLDGTTSDWVAAATADFGKALRIDTRVRLDEDGLELNRIDTRLSTKSSRWRATGQYYKISERLNPQQEEDEGFFMTGEFRITERYSFIYGQLRDIANNRNARKDFGIAYEDDCSRLELVYSRTELQDRTQGPSENIQIRFSLKTLGQFGSSEFD; translated from the coding sequence TTGGCCAACTGGTACCATTACGCTGCAGCCCTGGCCCTTGCCGCATCCCCGTCATTCGGGGCGGTTGCGCAGGAAAGTAGCGCGCCAGATGCGACGGCCAGTTCGGAACAGGTCGTCCTCGAAGCTGACTATGTTTATGAGTTGCGGGACGAGAACTCCATCGTCGCGGAAGGCAATGTAGAGGCGCTCTATGACGGGCGAATCCTGCGCGCTGACCGGCTTGTTTACAACCGGACCACCGAGCGCGTCCGGGCGACCGGAAATGTCGTTATCATCGAAACAGACGGCTCCCAGCAATTTTCTGATGAAGTCGAAGTCGGTTCCAATCTCTCGGATGGATACGCGATCGGCTATTCGGCCCGTCTGACCGACGGCTCGACCATTGTGGCAAATTCAGCCATCCGCCAGCCGGACGGCATAAACGCGATGGATCAGGTCATTTATACGGCCTGCCCTATCTGTGAGGCCAAGGGCCAGACACCGACATGGTCCCTGCGGGCCCGCCGCGCTGTGCTGGACCAGGAAACCCAGATGATTTCCTATCGCGACGCGGTTCTGGAAGTCATGGGCATTCCGGTGTTCTACTTCCCCTATCTGGCGCACCCGGACCCCACGTCTGACCGGCGCTCCGGCCTGATGATCCCATCCGCCGGATTCTCGTCAAAGCTCGGCGCGTTTTACCAGCAGCCCTATTACTGGGCGATCTCGGACTCCTCGGACCTGACGATCGCGCCGCTGATCACGGAAAACGTCAATCCGATGCTGGAACTCGATTACCGCAAGCGGTTCTATTCGGGTGCGATCAACATAAATACCAGCATCACACGGGAAAAAGACTTCGACAGCGACGGCGAGAAGTTTGGCGAGGAAAAGTGGCGCGGCCATTTGTATGGCAGTGGCAAGTTCGCACTGACAGAAGAGTGGCAATGGGGCTTCGGTGTCGAAACCCAGACCGACGATCTGTATGACCGCCGCTATGACATTGACGGGCAAGGCGATAAACGCGGGATCTATCAGAGTCAGCCACGTCGACTCCTGTCCCAGCTATACGCCGTGGGCCAGGGCGACTCTTACTACACCGACGTTTCCCTTCTCTCGATACAGGGCCTTCGTGCAAGCGATGCCGATGGCAGCCTACCGACTGTCACACCTTTGCTGTTCAGCGAAAAATACTGGGACCTCGGCGATTACGGCTTTGCCAGCGTGAACGCCTCAACTGCCATTCTGCGCCGCGATGTCGGCGATGACAGCCAGCGCGTCAGCGTTGGGGCAGACTGGTCGACATACAAGATTCTGCCCGGCGGCTTTACGTTCGAGCCTTTTGCAGAACTGCGCGGTGATTATTATCAACTCGATCAGAAAGGCATCGAAGACGACAACGCATCGAGGCTGGTCGGCAATACCGGAGCACGCCTCGCCTATCCGATGATCCGTCCCGGCAAGACGGTGGACATCATGCTTGAGCCGGAAGTCATGGCCGCATGGGGCACGTCCAATTCGAATGACCCGATCATCCCGAATGAAGATGCCCTGTTATTCGAAATGGATGAAACTGTCCTCTTCGATGCGAACACGGTTGCCGGTTATGACCTTTACGAAGGTGACGGGAAAATCTCTGCCGGGCTGACAGCTCGGGCAGTCTGGAAAGAGGGCCCGGAACTTTCTGCCACTGTCGGCCGGAGATGGCGGTCCCGGCCAGACCCAAGCTTTGAAAAAGTCACCAACCTCGATGGCACAACATCCGACTGGGTGGCCGCGGCGACTGCGGATTTCGGCAAGGCCTTGCGCATCGATACACGGGTCCGGCTTGATGAAGACGGGCTGGAACTGAACCGGATCGATACCCGCCTGTCCACAAAGTCTTCCCGATGGCGCGCAACTGGCCAGTATTACAAAATCAGCGAACGGCTGAACCCGCAGCAGGAGGAAGACGAAGGTTTCTTCATGACCGGAGAATTCCGGATTACAGAACGCTACTCCTTCATCTACGGCCAACTGCGCGACATCGCGAACAATCGGAACGCCCGAAAGGATTTCGGTATCGCATATGAAGACGATTGTTCACGCCTGGAACTGGTCTACAGCCGCACGGAACTACAGGACCGCACGCAAGGTCCGTCCGAAAACATTCAGATTCGCTTTTCTCTCAAAACACTCGGCCAGTTCGGCTCCAGCGAATTCGATTGA
- a CDS encoding SurA N-terminal domain-containing protein, producing MNWRPLMVRKLAVAAMMLALPFAGQASAQETPADDGSLTLEAIAAVVNDRPISFTDVRDRARMLLLSLGGQQPSPEQVQQITGQALEQLIDERLQLEKASEFELEISKEEIDGAVEGMAAQSGLTGADLKSQLLAAGIDPSSLEEQMRAEIAWNRVMSGLYGSRIRISDNQVDDQIEQLRLAAQKTQYRISEIFLFAPDPETRTQAEEAARSILEQLKAGADFRVAAQRLSSAPTAATGGDMGWVSSSDLPPELVPAIESAAGPGLLDPITVDNGVYILYIQNKREPAEATTKVDLIRLITSDATDENLKAAMDRITSCDDVQTVANTTQGLRAQPLEDINIEELGPEGKSLVESAEIGKPTDIFAVSGGLGTMYVCRREEGAEALPSREDLKSSLKGRELNMISERELRNLRRDATIIYR from the coding sequence ATGAATTGGAGACCTCTGATGGTTCGCAAACTCGCCGTTGCCGCAATGATGCTGGCCCTTCCCTTCGCCGGACAAGCGAGTGCGCAGGAGACTCCGGCAGATGATGGCAGTCTGACGCTGGAAGCCATCGCGGCGGTGGTCAACGACCGCCCCATCTCGTTCACAGACGTCCGGGACCGTGCCCGCATGCTGCTGCTAAGCCTTGGCGGACAGCAGCCCTCCCCGGAACAGGTTCAGCAGATTACCGGACAAGCTCTGGAGCAGCTGATTGATGAGCGCCTGCAGCTTGAAAAGGCATCCGAATTTGAACTGGAGATCAGCAAGGAAGAGATCGACGGCGCCGTGGAGGGCATGGCGGCCCAATCCGGACTGACCGGCGCCGACCTGAAATCCCAGCTTCTGGCAGCGGGAATCGATCCCTCCAGCCTTGAAGAACAGATGCGCGCTGAAATCGCCTGGAACCGTGTCATGAGCGGCCTCTACGGGTCGCGCATTCGCATTTCCGACAACCAGGTGGACGACCAGATCGAACAATTGCGCCTTGCCGCTCAGAAGACCCAGTACCGGATTTCCGAGATCTTCCTGTTCGCACCGGATCCGGAAACGCGCACCCAGGCCGAAGAAGCTGCCCGCTCCATTCTGGAACAGCTGAAAGCCGGCGCGGACTTCCGCGTTGCGGCCCAGCGCCTATCCTCGGCGCCGACCGCGGCGACCGGCGGAGACATGGGCTGGGTCTCCAGCTCGGACCTCCCCCCTGAACTGGTACCCGCGATCGAATCAGCTGCCGGCCCGGGCCTGTTGGACCCGATCACTGTCGATAATGGCGTCTACATTCTCTACATTCAGAACAAGCGGGAGCCGGCTGAAGCCACGACCAAGGTTGATCTCATCCGCCTGATCACCAGCGACGCAACGGACGAAAACCTGAAAGCGGCGATGGACCGCATCACATCATGTGACGACGTCCAGACCGTCGCCAACACGACTCAGGGCCTCCGGGCTCAGCCGCTGGAAGACATCAACATTGAAGAGCTGGGTCCTGAAGGCAAATCACTCGTCGAAAGTGCCGAAATCGGCAAGCCAACAGACATCTTTGCGGTCAGCGGCGGATTGGGCACCATGTATGTCTGCCGGCGGGAAGAAGGGGCTGAAGCACTTCCTTCACGGGAAGATCTCAAGAGCAGCCTCAAAGGACGCGAGCTCAACATGATCTCCGAACGCGAGCTGCGGAACCTGCGCCGGGACGCCACGATTATCTACCGATAA
- the rsmA gene encoding 16S rRNA (adenine(1518)-N(6)/adenine(1519)-N(6))-dimethyltransferase RsmA encodes MSEQNDPELTQAPARKALGQHFLFDPSILHRAATAAGPLEGRTVIEVGPGPGGLTRAILKEGAAKLIAVETDPRFASALQEWPEARDGRLTVIEKDARKVKWEQVLTDAGADTPAMIIANLPYNVGTVLLIDWLKAGAWRGEMALMFQKEVAQRICADPGTEHYGRLAVLTHAVTRPHIAFTLPPGAFKPPPKVDSAVAVLEPLPESERFPHLEKLEQVAGAAFGQRRKMLRAGLKPFAKRHGLKADEWLKSLDIDPTARAETLTQEEFQRMAISLVK; translated from the coding sequence ATGAGCGAACAGAACGACCCCGAACTGACACAGGCCCCAGCGCGCAAGGCGCTCGGACAGCACTTCCTGTTTGATCCCAGTATTCTTCACCGTGCCGCGACGGCTGCCGGTCCGCTTGAAGGGCGCACCGTCATTGAAGTTGGCCCCGGACCGGGCGGCCTGACACGTGCTATCCTGAAAGAAGGCGCTGCAAAGCTGATCGCTGTTGAAACCGACCCGCGGTTTGCGTCTGCCCTGCAGGAATGGCCGGAAGCCCGCGACGGCCGGTTGACCGTCATTGAAAAAGACGCCCGCAAGGTGAAATGGGAGCAAGTGCTGACCGACGCCGGTGCCGATACGCCGGCGATGATCATTGCGAACCTGCCATACAATGTCGGCACGGTGCTGCTGATCGATTGGCTGAAAGCCGGTGCATGGCGGGGTGAAATGGCGCTGATGTTCCAGAAGGAAGTCGCCCAACGTATCTGCGCCGATCCGGGAACGGAACATTATGGACGGCTTGCCGTTCTGACGCACGCGGTGACGCGCCCGCACATCGCCTTCACCCTGCCGCCTGGTGCGTTCAAACCTCCGCCGAAGGTCGACAGCGCAGTCGCTGTCCTGGAACCTCTTCCCGAAAGCGAACGCTTCCCTCACCTCGAAAAGCTGGAACAGGTCGCTGGCGCTGCATTCGGCCAGCGCAGAAAAATGCTTCGCGCTGGCCTCAAACCCTTTGCGAAACGCCACGGGCTGAAGGCAGATGAGTGGCTGAAAAGCCTGGACATCGATCCGACCGCCCGCGCCGAGACCCTGACACAGGAAGAGTTCCAGCGGATGGCAATTTCGCTGGTCAAATAG
- the thiL gene encoding thiamine-phosphate kinase, whose product MGERDWISRYFAPLASSPGAEALRDDVAELSAPEGPVIATVDALVEGVHFFPDDPLETVARKLVRANVSDIIAKGARPLEALLTLGWPGDRPEEDLACFAAAFGDELASWGIRLIGGDTTASPQGLFLSLTLTGQCGPGGAIRRSGAQAGDMLWVTGEIGAAYLGYRALRDGRLSDPHVAAYREPQLAPLAITGLLRDCATGSMDVSDGLLGDARMLAEASGLSAAVDLGAVPYAGGVSGLEEWIALASWGDDYQVLFAAPESATSRIQAYSEEGGIKVTQIGSFASGAGLAAFMDGTRVNLPETLGFEHG is encoded by the coding sequence GTGGGCGAGCGAGACTGGATCTCCCGGTATTTTGCGCCACTGGCATCTTCACCAGGGGCTGAAGCCTTGCGGGATGATGTGGCCGAACTGTCGGCGCCGGAGGGGCCCGTCATCGCAACTGTCGATGCATTGGTCGAGGGTGTGCACTTCTTTCCTGACGACCCCCTTGAGACGGTGGCTCGGAAGCTGGTGCGGGCGAATGTGTCGGATATCATTGCCAAAGGTGCCCGGCCGCTGGAGGCCTTGCTGACGCTGGGCTGGCCAGGTGACAGGCCGGAGGAGGACCTTGCGTGTTTTGCCGCCGCCTTCGGTGATGAACTCGCCAGCTGGGGCATCCGGCTCATAGGCGGCGATACGACGGCCAGTCCGCAGGGACTGTTCCTGTCCCTCACCCTGACCGGTCAGTGCGGCCCGGGCGGTGCGATCAGGCGCAGTGGGGCGCAAGCGGGCGATATGCTTTGGGTCACTGGAGAGATCGGTGCGGCATATCTCGGCTACAGAGCGCTGCGCGACGGGCGTCTGAGTGACCCTCATGTCGCGGCCTACCGGGAGCCTCAGCTCGCGCCATTGGCGATTACCGGATTGCTACGTGATTGCGCGACCGGATCAATGGACGTCTCTGACGGACTATTGGGGGATGCCCGCATGCTCGCCGAGGCCTCCGGTCTGTCGGCCGCGGTCGATCTGGGCGCCGTGCCTTATGCCGGTGGAGTCTCAGGTCTTGAAGAATGGATCGCGCTCGCGTCCTGGGGCGATGACTATCAGGTTCTTTTTGCCGCACCTGAGTCGGCGACTTCTCGGATCCAGGCTTATTCCGAGGAAGGGGGCATCAAGGTCACGCAAATAGGTTCTTTTGCGTCGGGCGCCGGTCTGGCGGCTTTTATGGATGGTACGCGCGTTAACCTGCCGGAAACTCTCGGCTTCGAGCATGGCTGA
- the katG gene encoding catalase/peroxidase HPI yields MDGNDMGRGKCPVMHGSLTTTETSVTAWWPQTLNFDILHQHDSKVQPFGKDFSYREEVKKLDFDQLQKDIHALVTDSQDWWPADWGSYAGLFIRLAWHSAGSYRLADGRGGGGAGNIRFAPLNSWPDNANLDKARRLLWPIKKKYGNKISWADLILLAGNAAYEVAGLKTFGFGFGREDIWHPEKDTYWGSEKEWLTEDTDRYPDKDDRTSLENPLSAVVMGLIYVNPEGVNGKPDPAKTAVDVRETFKRMAMNDEETAALTAGGHTIGKAHGNADASKLSPEPEAGAIEAMGFGWLNPKGKGFGRDTLTGGPEGAWTSDPTKWDGGYFEMLLDHEWETTKSPAGAWQWKPVDIKEEDMPADVEDASIRTMPMMTDADMAMKVDPIYRSYMEKFRNDHQYFSDVFARAWFKLTHRDMGPKARYVGPWVPQEDLIWQDPVPAGSTGYDVDAVKKKIADSGLSIGEMVSTAWDSARTYRGSDMRGGANGARIRLAPQKDWAGNEPERLQKVLGVLEPIAASSGASVADVIVLAGNVGVEQAAKAAGVNVTVPFTPGRGDATDEMTDAESFETMEPLVDGYRNWIKEAYAVKPEEIMLDHTQLLGLTAPEMTVLVGGMRVIGTNHGGSAHGVFTDKVGALTTDFFVNLTDMSNTWNPTSQDGIYEIRDRKSGKTRWTATRLDLVFGSSSILRAYAEVYAQDDNKEKFVKDFVSAWTKVMNADRFDV; encoded by the coding sequence ATGGATGGCAATGATATGGGCCGCGGCAAGTGCCCGGTAATGCACGGAAGCCTGACCACGACTGAAACCTCGGTCACGGCATGGTGGCCGCAAACCCTCAATTTCGACATCCTGCATCAGCACGACAGCAAGGTTCAGCCCTTCGGCAAGGATTTCAGCTACCGGGAAGAGGTGAAGAAGCTCGACTTCGATCAGCTGCAGAAAGACATCCACGCGCTTGTCACGGACAGTCAGGACTGGTGGCCGGCAGACTGGGGCAGCTATGCAGGTCTCTTTATTCGTCTCGCCTGGCACTCGGCCGGCTCTTACCGCCTCGCCGATGGCCGCGGTGGTGGCGGTGCCGGAAACATCCGCTTTGCCCCGCTGAACTCCTGGCCGGATAACGCCAACCTGGACAAGGCTCGCCGCCTTCTCTGGCCGATCAAGAAGAAATACGGGAACAAGATCAGCTGGGCTGACCTGATCCTGCTGGCCGGCAATGCTGCCTATGAAGTTGCGGGGCTGAAGACATTCGGTTTCGGCTTCGGCCGTGAGGACATCTGGCATCCGGAAAAGGACACCTATTGGGGGTCTGAAAAGGAGTGGCTGACCGAAGACACGGATCGTTATCCGGACAAGGACGACCGGACCTCTCTGGAGAATCCGCTGTCGGCCGTCGTCATGGGCCTCATTTATGTGAACCCGGAAGGCGTAAACGGGAAACCCGATCCGGCGAAGACCGCGGTCGACGTACGCGAAACCTTCAAGCGCATGGCCATGAATGATGAAGAAACGGCAGCACTGACCGCCGGTGGCCACACCATCGGCAAGGCGCACGGCAATGCCGATGCTTCAAAGCTGTCTCCGGAACCCGAAGCGGGCGCAATCGAAGCGATGGGCTTTGGCTGGCTGAACCCGAAAGGCAAGGGCTTTGGCCGCGATACGTTGACGGGCGGGCCGGAAGGCGCGTGGACCAGCGATCCGACGAAGTGGGATGGCGGCTATTTTGAAATGCTGCTGGACCATGAGTGGGAAACGACAAAGAGCCCGGCAGGGGCCTGGCAGTGGAAACCGGTCGATATCAAGGAAGAAGACATGCCGGCGGATGTCGAAGATGCATCCATCCGTACCATGCCGATGATGACCGATGCCGATATGGCGATGAAGGTCGACCCGATCTATCGGAGCTATATGGAGAAATTCCGGAACGACCACCAGTATTTCTCCGATGTCTTTGCCCGGGCCTGGTTCAAGCTGACCCACCGCGATATGGGCCCGAAAGCCCGCTATGTCGGCCCGTGGGTGCCGCAAGAGGACCTGATCTGGCAGGATCCGGTTCCAGCCGGTTCAACTGGATACGATGTCGATGCCGTCAAAAAGAAAATTGCCGACAGCGGCCTCAGCATCGGCGAGATGGTCTCGACCGCCTGGGACAGCGCCCGCACTTATCGCGGGTCTGACATGCGCGGCGGTGCCAACGGCGCGCGGATCCGTCTTGCCCCGCAAAAAGACTGGGCCGGCAATGAGCCTGAACGCCTCCAGAAAGTGCTGGGCGTGCTGGAGCCGATTGCCGCGTCGAGCGGTGCAAGCGTTGCCGATGTCATTGTTCTCGCCGGCAATGTCGGTGTGGAACAGGCGGCGAAGGCCGCTGGCGTCAACGTCACCGTCCCGTTCACGCCGGGCCGCGGCGATGCAACCGATGAAATGACGGATGCCGAATCCTTCGAGACGATGGAGCCGCTCGTTGACGGTTACCGGAACTGGATCAAGGAAGCCTATGCCGTCAAACCGGAAGAAATCATGCTGGATCATACCCAGCTGCTGGGTCTCACGGCACCGGAAATGACGGTTCTCGTTGGTGGCATGCGCGTGATCGGCACGAACCATGGCGGGTCTGCGCATGGCGTGTTCACTGACAAGGTAGGCGCTCTGACGACGGACTTCTTCGTCAATCTGACGGACATGTCGAACACCTGGAACCCGACCAGTCAGGACGGCATCTACGAGATCCGTGACCGCAAGAGCGGCAAGACCAGGTGGACGGCCACCCGCCTCGACCTGGTTTTCGGTTCAAGCTCGATCCTGCGGGCGTATGCAGAAGTCTATGCCCAGGATGACAACAAGGAGAAGTTCGTGAAGGACTTCGTGTCTGCCTGGACCAAGGTCATGAACGCTGACCGGTTCGACGTCTAG
- a CDS encoding sodium-translocating pyrophosphatase, with the protein MWYYLALAAGVISVLYGFIQARSIQSAPAGDARMREIAAAIQEGANAYLGRQYRTIAIVGVVVVVLLALAFQSWQQPLGFVVGAVLSGAAGFIGMKVSVQANVRTTEAAKSGLNAGLKMAFKSGAVTGMLVVGLALLGIVLYYGFLTMVMGLSLADELEKREIIDSLVSLGFGASLISIFARLGGGIFTKGADVGGDMVGKVEAGIPEDDPRNAATIADNVGDNVGDCAGMAADLFETYAVTLVATMVLGAIYFSDAAYLGDLMLLPLAIGGVCIITSIIGTYFVNLGPGKTDVMGALYKGLIVTGVLSVGALALVISQVLPAGFGVLDGAAAALGLSGEITGMDLFLCGLLGLVVTGLIVVITAYYTETKYRPVRSVAKASESGHGTNVIQGLAVSLESTALPALTIIAGIIATYNLAGLYGVAIATTTMLALAGMIVALDAFGPVTDNAGGIAEMSELPSEVRDTTDALDAVGNTTKAVTKGYAIGSAGLGALVLFAAYSEDLKYFSAKATEGSFFSGVDVDFSIANPYVVVGLLFGGLLPFLFGGMSMMAVGRAAQAVVEEVRRQFREMPGIMKGEVKPDYGRAVDLLTQAAIKEMIVPSLLPVLSPVVLFGVILAIAGKSAAFAAVGAMLLGVIVTGLFVAISMTSGGGAWDNAKKYIEDGNHGGKGSEAHKAAVTGDTVGDPYKDTAGPAVNPMIKITNIVALLLLAVLAGM; encoded by the coding sequence ATGTGGTATTATCTCGCTCTCGCAGCGGGCGTTATCTCGGTTTTGTACGGGTTCATTCAGGCCCGCTCGATCCAGTCCGCCCCCGCGGGTGACGCGCGAATGCGCGAAATTGCTGCGGCCATTCAGGAAGGCGCAAACGCCTATCTCGGCCGCCAGTATCGGACCATCGCCATTGTCGGTGTCGTGGTCGTTGTCCTGTTGGCATTGGCATTCCAGAGCTGGCAGCAGCCACTTGGCTTCGTCGTCGGCGCCGTCTTGTCAGGTGCTGCCGGTTTCATCGGCATGAAAGTGTCGGTGCAAGCCAACGTCCGCACAACAGAGGCCGCAAAATCCGGCCTCAATGCCGGCCTCAAAATGGCATTCAAATCCGGCGCAGTGACGGGCATGCTCGTCGTTGGCCTCGCTCTGCTTGGTATCGTTCTTTATTATGGCTTCCTGACCATGGTCATGGGCCTCAGCCTGGCTGATGAGCTCGAGAAGCGGGAAATTATCGATTCGCTCGTTTCTCTGGGCTTCGGCGCTTCGCTTATCTCTATCTTCGCCCGTCTCGGCGGCGGCATCTTTACAAAAGGTGCGGACGTCGGCGGCGACATGGTTGGCAAGGTCGAAGCCGGTATTCCGGAAGATGACCCCCGTAACGCTGCGACCATCGCTGACAATGTCGGTGACAATGTCGGCGACTGTGCGGGCATGGCGGCTGACCTGTTCGAAACCTATGCGGTGACGCTGGTTGCGACGATGGTTCTGGGGGCGATCTATTTCTCGGACGCTGCCTATCTCGGTGACCTGATGCTGCTTCCGCTCGCGATTGGCGGCGTCTGTATCATCACGTCAATTATCGGGACCTATTTCGTGAATCTTGGCCCCGGCAAAACCGATGTGATGGGGGCGCTCTATAAGGGCCTTATCGTCACCGGCGTTCTGTCGGTCGGCGCACTTGCGCTGGTGATCAGCCAGGTTCTGCCGGCAGGATTCGGCGTTCTTGATGGTGCTGCAGCGGCCCTCGGCCTGTCTGGTGAGATCACCGGTATGGACCTGTTCCTCTGCGGCCTGCTGGGTCTGGTTGTGACGGGGCTCATCGTGGTCATTACCGCTTACTATACCGAGACAAAGTATCGTCCGGTGCGGTCTGTGGCGAAGGCATCGGAGTCCGGTCACGGTACCAATGTGATCCAGGGTCTCGCGGTCTCGCTGGAATCGACAGCGCTGCCGGCCCTGACGATCATCGCTGGCATCATCGCCACCTATAACCTTGCCGGCCTCTATGGTGTCGCGATTGCGACAACCACGATGCTCGCACTGGCAGGCATGATCGTCGCGCTCGATGCATTCGGTCCGGTGACGGACAATGCGGGCGGCATTGCGGAAATGTCGGAACTTCCATCGGAAGTGCGTGACACGACGGATGCGCTCGACGCGGTTGGCAACACGACCAAGGCTGTGACCAAGGGTTACGCGATCGGTTCTGCCGGTCTCGGGGCGCTTGTTCTGTTTGCTGCGTATTCGGAGGATTTGAAATACTTCTCGGCGAAAGCCACGGAAGGGTCCTTCTTCTCCGGCGTGGATGTCGATTTCTCGATTGCCAACCCATATGTCGTGGTTGGTCTCCTGTTTGGCGGTCTTCTGCCGTTCCTCTTCGGCGGCATGTCGATGATGGCGGTGGGGCGTGCAGCCCAGGCTGTGGTTGAGGAAGTTCGCCGTCAGTTCCGCGAAATGCCGGGCATCATGAAAGGCGAGGTGAAGCCGGATTACGGCCGCGCCGTTGACCTTCTGACCCAGGCAGCCATCAAGGAAATGATTGTGCCGTCGCTTCTGCCGGTGCTGTCACCTGTGGTCCTGTTCGGTGTCATCCTGGCGATCGCTGGCAAGAGTGCTGCCTTCGCAGCCGTCGGGGCCATGCTGTTGGGTGTGATCGTCACCGGCCTGTTCGTCGCCATTTCGATGACGTCGGGCGGTGGGGCATGGGACAATGCCAAGAAGTACATCGAAGATGGCAATCATGGCGGCAAGGGCTCTGAAGCCCACAAGGCTGCTGTGACGGGCGATACGGTGGGGGATCCCTACAAGGATACCGCCGGTCCGGCCGTGAACCCGATGATCAAGATCACGAATATCGTGGCGCTCTTGCTGCTGGCTGTTCTCGCCGGCATGTAA
- the pdxA gene encoding 4-hydroxythreonine-4-phosphate dehydrogenase PdxA has protein sequence MTKKTSSLPLVLSMGDPAGVGPSITAAAWQALKTDPELRFYVIGAPDLYREHCQVQEITTPEDAAAVFGNALPVLPLGPLPEITPGKPDNAAAPFIISAIEMGVAHVREGKASGIVTNPINKALLYGAGFRHPGHTEFIAELCRPEGGEPIRPVMMLTGGGLRVALATIHQPLATVPASLTQEALVELGSIVHAAMKSDFGIATPRIAFTGLNPHAGEDGAIGREEIEIINPAAATLRSRSIDISNARPADTVFAEALSGAYDAVIAMTHDQGLIPVKTLDFWGGVNMTLGLPIVRTSPDHGTGYDAAAAGTARPDSLIAAIRSAAMVAKNRNTA, from the coding sequence GTGACCAAGAAAACGTCCTCTCTTCCCCTCGTCCTCTCCATGGGCGACCCAGCTGGCGTGGGCCCCTCCATTACCGCCGCTGCCTGGCAGGCTTTGAAAACTGACCCTGAGCTTCGATTCTATGTGATCGGCGCACCGGACCTCTACCGTGAGCATTGCCAAGTGCAGGAGATAACCACGCCGGAAGACGCCGCTGCCGTGTTCGGGAATGCGCTGCCTGTCCTGCCGTTAGGCCCTCTGCCTGAGATCACCCCCGGCAAGCCGGACAATGCTGCAGCGCCCTTCATTATCTCCGCCATTGAAATGGGTGTCGCGCATGTCCGCGAGGGAAAAGCCTCCGGCATTGTCACCAACCCGATCAACAAGGCCCTGCTCTACGGCGCCGGATTTCGTCATCCGGGTCACACAGAATTCATTGCAGAACTTTGTCGCCCGGAGGGTGGCGAACCGATACGGCCTGTCATGATGCTCACCGGCGGTGGTCTGAGGGTGGCTCTGGCAACGATCCACCAACCGCTGGCCACTGTGCCTGCAAGCCTGACGCAGGAAGCACTCGTGGAACTGGGGTCCATTGTTCACGCTGCCATGAAATCAGACTTCGGAATCGCCACGCCCCGCATCGCCTTTACAGGGCTTAATCCCCATGCTGGCGAAGACGGCGCCATCGGGCGCGAGGAGATTGAAATCATCAATCCCGCCGCTGCCACACTCCGCTCCCGGAGTATCGACATTTCCAATGCCCGCCCCGCTGATACCGTATTCGCAGAAGCCTTGTCCGGGGCTTATGACGCCGTGATCGCCATGACGCATGACCAGGGCCTTATCCCGGTCAAAACACTGGACTTCTGGGGCGGCGTGAACATGACACTCGGCCTTCCGATCGTCCGGACAAGCCCCGACCATGGCACAGGTTACGATGCAGCCGCGGCAGGCACCGCCCGGCCGGACAGCCTGATCGCAGCCATCCGCTCAGCCGCCATGGTCGCGAAAAACAGGAACACCGCATGA